The Desulfonatronospira thiodismutans ASO3-1 DNA segment TGACCAGGCCCAGCCCTGTGCCCCCGTACTTGCGGGTAGTGGAGGTGTCTGCCTGGGAGAATGGCTGGAAAAGCCTCTGGACCTGCTCATCATCCATGCCGATACCGGTGTCTTTTATTTCAAAAAGCAACCGGACTATTTTCGATTCAGAGTCCCGGTCTGCTGCCTCTAACCCCTGACCTCTGTCCCCTGTCCCCTGTCCCAGATCCTGACTTCTGACTTCTGTCCCCTGATCTCTGACCTCTGACTCCTGACTTCTGACCTCTGACTTATGAACCGCCAGTTCCACGTGACCTTTTTCCGTAAACTTCACAGCATTTCCCAGCAGGTTGGTAAACACCTGTCCCAGGCGCAGGGAATCACCTTTGAGTATTCTGGGAACATCCGTGGAGATGTTGAATATGATTTCCAGGCCTTTGTCCTCTGCAGTGGAGCCGAACAGGGTCTTCATCTGATCCAGCAGTTCATCCATCCTGAAGGTGTGCATGTCCAGTTCCAGCTTTCCTGCCTCAATCTTGGAATAATCCAGGATATCGTTGATGATGCCCAGCAGCATGCGCGAGGAGTTGCTGATTTTATTCAGGTAATCCCGTTGCCGGTCATCAAGGGAGGTCTGCAGCAGCAACTGGCTTAAACCTATTACCGCATTCATGGGGGTGCGGATTTCGTGGCTCATGTTGGCCAGGAAATCGCTCTTGGCCCGGTTGGCGGCCTCGGCTTCCTCTCTGGCAAGCTGAACCTGATGTTCGCTTTCTATGCGATGGGTAATATCTGTGGCTATGCCCATTACCTGGCGTTTTTTCGGGTCATGGGACAGCATCAGCGGAACCTTGGTGGTTTGAAACCAGCGCACCTGCCCCTGGCTGTCAGTCAAAGGTTCCTGGGGGATATGTTTTTGTTTTCCGCTTTGCATAACCTCCCGGTCATCCTGGAGAAAGGCCTGTATTTCTTCCTGAGTAGCGGTCATATCGTAGTCTGTCTTGCCCAGCATAGCTTCCTTGGTGGTTCCGAAAAGTTCTGCAACCCTGGTGTTGGCCAGGGTATGCCGGCCATGCCAGTCCTTGGCAAAGATAGGATTGGGAGAGCTGTCAATTATCTGCTGCAGGAAATCTTTCTCCTGGGCAAGCCTCTCCTGAAGCATTATGGACTCGGTTATGTCGTTGGCCGAGGCATAAATGAGACCTTCCCGGGAACTGGCCTGCCATCTGACCCAGATGTAGCCGCCGTTTTTGTGCTGGTAGCGGTTGACCACGTCCCTTACATGCTCCCCCCGGCTCAGACTGCTCATGGCTTCACGGGTTTTTTCCTGGTCCCGTGGATGCACAAAATCAAGCAGATTGCTCCGGGCGATCTCGTTTAAAGGGTACCCCAGGATATCTTCCCAGGCCCGGTTCAGCTTCAGGATACGTCCCTGGAAATCCGCTATCATCAGCAGGCCCAGGGTGACATCAAAAAAACCTTCCAGCTCCCGGGTGGTCTTCTCAAGTTCATCCTGCCTCTTGAAAAGCTCTTCTTCCGCAATCCTCCTGTCAGTGATATCGTGGCCGAAACCCACCACCTCCAGTAGATTTTCTTCCTGGTCCAACCGGTTCAAAGAGTTCCATTCGACTATGCGCTCATGTCCGTCCTTACGGGTCAGGGTCATCTCATGGTTCTGAACCGGTCCATTCTGCATGTCCTGGAATAACTGCCTGACCTGTTCATAGGAGCTTCCCGGGTACAGGGTAGACCACCAGTCTTTACCCACCAGCTCCTGTGCTGAGTAGCCCGTAACTTTTTCCCCGGCCGGATTGACATAGTTGCAGGTCCCATCAGAGGATATGCCGCATATTATCGCAGGCGACATCTGGATAATTCGGGAAGAGTAGTCTCTTTCCTGGCGCAGCTCCTGTTCCGCCATCTTCTGCTCTGTAATGTCCTCATTAATGCCCACCACCCGCACCGGATTGCCTGTCTCATCATGAATGGACTGGGCCATAGCCCGTATGTGCCTTATCTCACCGTCTTTTCTACGGATCTTGAATTCTGAGCGGTAAGCTCCCTGGCCGGCAATCCCTGCCTTAAAATCCTGCTCCGCCTGTTCCCGGTATTCAGGCAACAGGGCATCGGTCCAGTCTTTAACAGAATTTGTGAAATCATCCCGGCTGACCCCGTAAATGCGAAACATGCCCTCATCCCATTCTAAGTACCCATCGGAAATTCTCAGGTCCCATATGCCCAGTTCAGCTGCTTCAGTGGCCAGGCGCAGCCTTTCTGTCAATTCCTGCGTGGCTTGCCTGGCTTCCTTTTCTGCAGTAATATCCAGCCCGGTGCCCCTGAATCCTTTCAGCTCACCTTCTGAATCCTTGACAGGCATCCCGCTCACCCGCTGCCAGATTATCCTGCCGTCCGGGCGTACTGATTGATGCTCCAACCCCTGCCAGGATTCGCCTTTCTCAGCCCAGCCAGCCAGCATTTTTTCAACTCTTCGGGCCTCTTCATGCGGCATGAAATCAAAAGGAGAGCGGCCAAGCACTTCATCCACCCTGCGACCAAGAACATCTTCCACCCTGGGAGTCAAAAAACTGTAAGTGCCTCCAGGGTCTATCTCCCAGATGTATTCCCCGGCGGCCTCGGCAACGTCTCGAAAACGCTGCTCGCTATCCTCAAGTCTTTTCTCATTTCTAAGAAGCATTTGACGTGTCCTCATGAGATCCCTGATCCACAGACCTGCAGATATGACCAACAGGGAAATGGCTGCCAGCCTGGCTATCTCTACAGACACATGCACAAAATCACCAGAAGCGGTCAGCACGAAATTGCTTGCAAAGTCTGTTGCCGCATACAGAAACAGCATGCCCACACCCAGGATAAAAAGGACCAGGAACCTGTTTTCCAGCCCCTGCATCCACGTATGACGGCAGCAGAAAATAAATATCAGGATACCACCCACCAGAAAAACAAAAAGCCCTTCTATCACCATTGAAGTATGTACAACAATTTCCGGCTTTATCTGCATAAAGGAAAGTAAGCCTACGTTTAGCAGGATACCTGCCAGCACAAGCACTGCTGCCAGGCGCTGGGAATGGATCAGCCATTTATTCTGGCTGGAGGATCCGGTATTCATTTTTCTCTCTTGTCATCTCTTTGGAGGTTGAGCTGCGATAAGGTTCAGGGGGCAGCCGTTTCGGCCTCTGGGGGCATTTTTCCCGATACAAATAAGCAGCATCCAGAATAGTTAGCATTTACCAGAAGACACAGTCCTGGATATTTCCAGCCGGGCGGATTAAAGTCAAGAAGAACAACCGGATTCAGCCTGCCCGCTGGTCATACTTTGCCTGTGTATGCCCAGCATGTGCAAAACACATTGCCAACCCTGCACCTCTTATTTATAATCCCGGGCTTTGATCAGCCAGTAAAAATACTGAATACA contains these protein-coding regions:
- a CDS encoding PAS domain-containing hybrid sensor histidine kinase/response regulator yields the protein MNTGSSSQNKWLIHSQRLAAVLVLAGILLNVGLLSFMQIKPEIVVHTSMVIEGLFVFLVGGILIFIFCCRHTWMQGLENRFLVLFILGVGMLFLYAATDFASNFVLTASGDFVHVSVEIARLAAISLLVISAGLWIRDLMRTRQMLLRNEKRLEDSEQRFRDVAEAAGEYIWEIDPGGTYSFLTPRVEDVLGRRVDEVLGRSPFDFMPHEEARRVEKMLAGWAEKGESWQGLEHQSVRPDGRIIWQRVSGMPVKDSEGELKGFRGTGLDITAEKEARQATQELTERLRLATEAAELGIWDLRISDGYLEWDEGMFRIYGVSRDDFTNSVKDWTDALLPEYREQAEQDFKAGIAGQGAYRSEFKIRRKDGEIRHIRAMAQSIHDETGNPVRVVGINEDITEQKMAEQELRQERDYSSRIIQMSPAIICGISSDGTCNYVNPAGEKVTGYSAQELVGKDWWSTLYPGSSYEQVRQLFQDMQNGPVQNHEMTLTRKDGHERIVEWNSLNRLDQEENLLEVVGFGHDITDRRIAEEELFKRQDELEKTTRELEGFFDVTLGLLMIADFQGRILKLNRAWEDILGYPLNEIARSNLLDFVHPRDQEKTREAMSSLSRGEHVRDVVNRYQHKNGGYIWVRWQASSREGLIYASANDITESIMLQERLAQEKDFLQQIIDSSPNPIFAKDWHGRHTLANTRVAELFGTTKEAMLGKTDYDMTATQEEIQAFLQDDREVMQSGKQKHIPQEPLTDSQGQVRWFQTTKVPLMLSHDPKKRQVMGIATDITHRIESEHQVQLAREEAEAANRAKSDFLANMSHEIRTPMNAVIGLSQLLLQTSLDDRQRDYLNKISNSSRMLLGIINDILDYSKIEAGKLELDMHTFRMDELLDQMKTLFGSTAEDKGLEIIFNISTDVPRILKGDSLRLGQVFTNLLGNAVKFTEKGHVELAVHKSEVRSQESEVRDQGTEVRSQDLGQGTGDRGQGLEAADRDSESKIVRLLFEIKDTGIGMDDEQVQRLFQPFSQADTSTTRKYGGTGLGLVISHKLVQRMGGTLQVDSTPGQGSRFYFEIDLPMAPESETTQECIGFDSHRVLVVDDHEAARQVLRNILESCMFQVKEAHDGRSAVDAVVAADRAGEPYEFVFMDWKMPGELDGLQAAREIDRLYAEGFLKGNRPPFVVVSAYQRSELPEDSVECFNCFLSKPVTASSIFNAIAEATGKAPSYTRDDEQFTIPSFQGYSILLAEDNALNQEVAWQMLEKTGAALSLAANGAEAVEMVEAGSFDLVLMDLQMPVMDGFEATRKILERFPDLPVIALSAAVMEEDRNKSRQAGMRDHLSKPIESTSLYRTLARWLQAGDSVKVQKMEPEQDSSLLPRSLEGFDLAQGLRSADRDSGFYHRMLLRFREQLSGEFARIDEELDKGKSGDGPRLVHTLKGLAGTVGAVRLAEAASFIDLAFKENREITLELRRELDHAMHQARTELDGLEKAPGQSREVDQEEGVAAMSSMLQLLKNSEMVQDELIEAVTGFLRSRAGVEEVDELAGLVENFEHDAAVVKLLELASRSGVSVE